Below is a genomic region from candidate division SR1 bacterium Aalborg_AAW-1.
CTATTGTTTTACATAATCAAATCACAGTTTCTATATTCTTCTCATTTCAAATTTTAAACATTAATCTCATTTTTCGATTACGACAAAACTTTTCAAATTCTTCTATTGACTTACATAATCAGATGATGTTTTTTATAATATGTACCTTTCATTCTCTTAAAACTTCTCTCACATCATAATTATGAGATAACCAAAAAAAATCATCACTTGTTTCATATAATCCAATCAGGCACTTTAATGAATCATATGAAATATTAATATAATATTCTTTACATAAATTATTATATCATTGCATATCATCAAGAGTATTTTTTATTTCTTTAAAATGATCTAAAGAGATTTTATAATCTACTATATCATCTTTTTTATCTTTACTAAAAAGAGAAGATATTTCATCTCTTATATGATCTTTATCATGAGAAAATACTAATTTTTTCACCTCCTCTCTAGGAATATTCTGTAATGTTCATAATGGTAATTTTCACATCATTTACCAGTTAAGTATAAATACTTTTATTTTCTGACTTCCATCTCCCTAATCAACATTCTCTCTTTGCTGGCACTGGCAAATTCTACACAAGAGAGGAGAAACAGAGCTTGAATCGTAGCTTGTGCTTGCGGAGCGAGCGTCTCATCTTCCAACATCGTCAGATATTCTGTTTGTAAATTATCTATATATGCTATGAAATCTTCTTGATTAACGAGGAGATGTTCTAACCTATACGTGTGAAGATTAGCAACGAATTCTTGGCAATCTGCTACCAAAAAATCTGACCAATCGCGATGTTCATAATCCAGTAGTGTAGTGATCTGATCACAAAGATCTTCTTTTGTAGGTTCTATAGGTAACGACATGAGGATAAGAATAAGAATGAAAAACAAACAAAAACAATGATAATAAAAGGAAAGAGAAAACTTATCCTATCGTATATTCAGAAATCTTGGTTTTACTTTTGATATACTCTTTTAACGATTCATCATGAGTAATAAACATAATCGTATGACCCATATCATTCAATTGAATAAGGAGATCAGCTATTTTACGACTTGTTTCAGGATCCAGATTCCCTGTTGGCTCATCAGCAATAATGAATTCTGGTTTATGAACGATAGCTCTCGCAATAGCAACGAGTTGTTGCTCTCCACCACTCAATTTATCAGCTCTCATCTCAGCGTGGTTTGTCAAACCGACTACTTTAAGGACATGATCAATAGTTTGATTTTTGAGCGTCAAAGGCATACCAATCAGCCCAAGAGGTAAAGCAATATTCTCTCTGACTGTTTTTCGTGGTATAAGTTTATAATCTTGGAAGATAATACCAATTTTACGTCTAAGCGCTTGCACTTCGTTAACTGAAAATCTCGACATATCTTCTTGTCTATGAAAAAGCATTTTTTTAGCGACAGGATACTGACCTGTGAGCAATTTCGCTAGAGTAGTCTTTCCTGATCCTGATTTACCAGTAATGACACAGAAATCATGTTTATACAAGCCAAAATTAAATTTAAAAAATACCATAGAAGGAGAACCATGATAACCCCAAGTTAGGTCTTTAGCATGAAGGAGAAGATCATGAGGTTGACGAGGTGATGATTGCATGAGTATACACAAGTAATGAGTAAAAGTAACTTATCACAATAATACTATCTAAAAAATTCCATTTCCCAAAAAAAGAACTATCTTATCAGTCACTTATATTTGACAATTTTACTTTCACTTGTAATTTATGGTAAGATATCTATATTTTACACGATAACATCATCACTTTACAAACCTTATCATATCGTACTCATGAATATCTCCGAACTCATCAACAACATAGAATCTGCAAGAAATCTACAAGAACTAGAAGAGTCTTTCGAGGTTACACTTGGTAAAAAAGGACGACTTTCCGCTCAATACAGTACTCTCAAAAATCTCTCACCAGAAGATAAGAAAAAAGTGGGAGGAGAACTTGCTCAAGCAAAACAACAACTTTCTGACACGTATGAAGCTAAACTCGATGTGTTGAAGTCAGAATATATCACTACACAACTAGAACAAGATATTGTCGATATTACCACTCCACATCCTACACAACATAAATGATCATATTCACTTCTGACCTACACTCGTAGAAAGATCGAGGAAATCTGTCAGAATATGGGTTTTCATATAGAGTATGGACATGATATGGTTACCAAATTTGAAAATTTCATTTCTCTGAATATTCCTCTTACTCATCCAGCCACAGAAATGCATGATACCTTTTTCCTAGAAGATAGAGATGAAACGGGAGAAAACTATGTATTGAGAACACACACTACAGCGATGGATAATGATATGATCAAAGCATTCTGAGTTCCTTGTAAGATTATCGTACCATCGAAAGTATATAGATATGAAGCAACAGACGCTTCTCATGACACGACCTTTTATCAATTAGAAGGTATGGTGATTGATAAAAATATGAGTATTGCACATTTTAAAGATTTTATTCAAAGGTTACTCAGTGCCATCCTAGAAACGGAAATTACTGTACGTATGAGACCTGGATATTTTCCTTTCGTAGAGCCATGATTTGAGATTGATGCATCATGTCCTATTTGTCATGGTGATGGATGTTCATTATGTAAAAAAACTGGTTGGATAGAAATCATGGGAGCTGGAATGCTTCATCCAAGAGTATTAGAACAAGCCGATATCAATCCTAAAGCATATAGCGGATTTGCATTTGGAATGGGGATCAATAGACTTGTTGCTGTCAAGTATCGCATCAAAGATATTAGACTGTTTACGAACGGTGATCTCAGATTCAGTAGATCGTTTGATCAACCTTTATAAAATCAATTCTCAACTTCTAGCTATGAGTTATTGAAAAAACTTTACAACTAGCATCAAAGAATTTAGAGAAAACCAAATCTCTTGACATCAAAACCCCAAATCCCTATACTTGTAAACTGATACAACTTCTCATTTAGAACTTAAAACTTATACTTTCTATGACTACCACCATTCTGAATATAGCACTTATAGTATCAGGTCTCGTGTTCGCGGCAGCCGTAATGTTAATGTCGCCCAAATGATGACTAGGATTTAGTCTCTGAGGTATGAACTCTACGAATGAATATGGTTCTAAAAAATCACTAGAACATTATATCAAAAGAGTAGCATACATTGCTGGAGCAATTTTCCTCATTGTTTGTGTTTTATATCCATATCTTCATGGCTAATCTTCCCAGGTTACCTCGTTGGAATAAGATTTTTTTTGTTATATTAAGTATATTCTTACTTACTCGATGAATAGTAAGTGCGATTTTTTGATACAAATATATTACGTTTTCATCAATCAAAGAAGTGAATAAATGATGAACATTTGTCGAAGCTATTACAGATCCTATATCTTATCTTCCTTATCGATGAGATCCAGAAAAAAATCAATTCTATCAAACACTTCTCTTTCCATGATGTGAAGGTTGATTATCATGAGCATTATGTGACATTCAGACACAAGACAATAAAGTATATCGTGTTCGTATACTACCAGATCTTGAATGGTCTGACGGTACTCCCTTTACGTTAGATGATGTCATATTTTCTTATCAAGACATTATTGTAAGTAATTTTTGGGATCAACCTTATTTGAGCAAGTACCAAGATATCGTTCTGTCAGTAAGTGAAGATGAACCAGACGTATTACTCATTACTTTTCCCACAGCTACGGTAGAGAATAGAACATTTTTCCGTTTCCCTATTATACCTCTTCATATTATACAAGAATATACACTAGCTCAATATGTAACAGATTTTGCACTCAATCCTGTGACGGTATGATGTACAACATTACAACATAGTAAAGACGAAGATAGTATCATTTTTAATGTAAGCAGTTGTCCACAAACCAATATTAATTATTACCAGATTAAATCATTTAACTCTCTTGAAGATCTTCAAAAAAGCATTACTAAACGTAAACCTATTGTATGATTTTATTATGGGAATACAGAATCTGATTCCTATCGTCTCTTAGAAATAAAAGACAACAACTATATGTCCATGTTTTTCAATACAAAATCTACGAAACTTACTCCAAGAATACAAAGATCTATTGGTGGTTTTATTAATTACCATCTATGGCAAAGAGAACATACAGGATATTTGTGAAAGTATGAATGACTCTTTAATAATTATCTTACAACAGGATCCAATCTCATTTCCTATATCGAAGAAAAAAATCCTTATCTGACCTATGATAAATCTCTCCTTGAACAATGAGGTGTAAAATCATTACCCAACATTTTCACCATAGATTGGGCAAAAAGAAAATATGCATTCTATCTTAATTCGACAACTGCTCAAGAATATAGCTTCACTATAGAAACTCCAGACCCTGTGAATAATATCAAAGGGGTCTCGAACAAATCTGTGCGTAATCTTGATATCAAATCAGAAAATGAAAACAAAAAACACACGATTACGTTCACTATAGGAGCTGATCAACAAGTTCAAGAATGACTCAATACCTTTACTCTAAATGGAACTGTTCTCGGTAAATCACAAGAGATTGCAAGTATTGATCTCTATTTTCTCTGAAGAACATCAACACAAACCTGAGACAATTCAATCAATAAAATTAAAATTATTACCCTTGATAATAAAATCTCTAACTATATCAGGGTACAGCTACAAGATATTTTTGAAGACAATAATGTACAACATCTCTTTGAATTTGTAGTATATAATAATCAAGAAAAATTCTTAGAAGCCATAAATATTAAAGATTATGATATTGTACTAACCAGCATGCAAATCAACTGATTAAATGACATCTATCGTATACTTTCTTCAAATAATTTACAAATCAATCCTTCTGCATATATCAATCCCGTACTCAACCAATTCCTTCTTGATAACAACAGAGAACAATCTCGTAATATTATAGGAGCTGATATGCCGTTCTTCGTAGTAGGTCAGCTTATGAAACCATATCGACTACGTAATGATATTGAATTACCTTATACAGGCGATTATACAGAATCAAGCCTAAGAGATATTATACTCAAAAACATTAGTCTTGTATCTCATAACAATATCAAAGCAAGTACTTTACTGAACAAAGAAAATTTCCTTAACTTCTTAGCAACACAGAAAGACATTACATCTCAACAAGTAATCGATAATGATCAATTTGAAGATGTTGCATCTCTACCAGATGAAACTGAAGAAGTGCTTTCAACAAGACAAATAGAATAAATATTTTCATACTATTTTTCATCATCTCCCATGTTACAAAATTTATTTACTCTTGATACACTCTTTCTTGCTCTTATATTCATCGTTAGCATCTCTCTTCATGAATATGCTCATGCATGGATGGCCAATAGATTATGAGATCCAACACCTCGCAATCAAGGAAGACTTACACCAAACCCAATTGCACATATTGACCCAGTCTGATTTATTCTTATTTTTCTTATCTGATTTGGTTGGGGTAGGGCAGTACAATACAACCCCCATTATCTCAAGAATCCTCTTTGGGATGAGTTAAAAATAGCTCTTGCCTGACCAGCTATGAATATTCTTCTTAGTATTGGCGCTATCATTATTTTGATCATCTATCAACTTATTGCAGGAGCAGGACAAGATCTCGTTACAGCATTCTGGATGCAATTTGCATTTATGAATATTGCATTAGCAGTATTTAATATGATTCCAATTCCTCCACTAGATGGTTATAGAGTGATCAAAGTATTTGCACCTCGTTTGATGACTCAAGTAGAACAATATGGTCAGTATATAATTCTATGATTTGCGTTATTATTTATTCGATGACCAGGATCAGGACTCTTACAAAGTTATATTAGCAATGTATCATGATTGATATTTGGATTATTATATGGATTGCTTTCTCTCCCATTACAATTTTTTATATAATATCACCTAATATAACATATTCTATTTTTTTATCATCCCACTGTGCTATGTGGATGGTTTTTTGTTCGAAAAAATCTAAAGAATGGTCTCCGATAGAGATTCTTTTCAGTGAGATTAAAATTGCATCTCATCCTATCTGAGTACCAAGCCAATGTCATATTGATCTAATATAGGTCCCTGATCCAACATGAAGTTTGAGTTTTAACAGAGGAAACTGATAGTCGAGCACTTTGTATCCGTAGATGGTCATGGGGATAGTCAAAAAGATTGGTTTTCACTCCCTTGCATATTCGTAGAGTTTCTTACCTTCAAACTTCTTAGCAGAAAACGGTGTCAGTGGTAAACTTGGAGTACCAATAAGGGTATCCAAAATTTCTTCAATCTGACTAAGTGGAGGAATATCCTCATACATGGAGGGATCGATAGGCTCTAGGAGTTTTCGATAATCAAGATCTCGCGTATCACTACGTTGTGAAAAATCGATCGTCGTCTCATATGTCTTATCAGAACCAGTCAGCGAGTGAAGGAGTTTTGTATCCTTATCAGTCGCAGCAATCATAAGACCTGATGCTAGTGGATCGAGAGTCCCCGCATGTCAGATTTTGATCTTTGGTGGTTTGATACCTGCAGATTTTTCTTGTTCAGTTAGCGCATCTCGAGCTGGTTGTCTAAGATATTTTTTTACTGCTGATATAGCATCGTGAGAGGTAATGCCTGATGGTTTATGGATAAGAAGGAGCATAGAATAAAGTAGAGATTTATAAGTTGAAAGTTATGAATGAATTAAGTATAGTAAAAAAGCAACGGACATCAATTATTTTATAATATAATTTATTAATATAATGGATCAAGAAAAATATTATATATTACTTTTTCAAGCCATGATAAGATTAAGACATCATATCAAAGATATTGATCAAGAATCTTATGAGATATTAGATATTATTCACAATATACCACTTCTACTATTAGAAAAAAAAGAAATCTGGGAAAATATTATAATAGATCAATTATATAATTATGAAAAAAAGTATCATGACAAAAAACCAATATATTCGCATTTATTTCAAAAAAAGTAAAATAAATAAAATATAATTACCAGTTTTAAAATAAAACAAATCATATCTATGATGAAAACATCTAGTTTGTTTGTTATCATAAATTATTTTTTCATAATAGATTACTAATTACTTATCCACAAGCATCTCCTTCAGAGATTTTATCACTGCAGCAAAGTGAGCAATAGTTTTTTGAATCTCGGTAATCTTATGTTGATAATTGTTCAACAATACATTATCTAGAATATCATGAGAGAGAAGCTCTGACATATGTTGGGTCATCACCATCATATCAAGTTGCAACATTTCTCTATAGTGTACGATAAGATCTTTTTCACGTTGGAGTTTCGTTTTCGAAGAGTGGTATGATTTTTTGTACAGATGTTTAAAGGTCTGCTTAAAATTATAGTTATACTCTCCTACTTTATATTCCTGTTTCATATGTTCTAATACCTGATCAATGAGATCAAAAATATCTTTAAGTTCTTGTTGTAAGTGTTCTTTAGAGATATCGTGATAATTTTGCAATAACAAATCTTGTAAATCCTGAACATGAAGCATGGCAATAGTAGATAAGAAACTAAAACCATATCCTAAAGATATAAATCAGTATATATGAGAAGAAAAGAAAATACAAGCTCAACAAGAGACATCCATCTCATCTATCTATTGACTCTAAAATTAAAATATGTATATATTATTTCTAATTTAATTATTAAGCTCATACATGAATTACCCTAATGAACAACCTATAGAGCATACATTTCATACGACATATAAATCACTCCTATGATTATCATGAGAAAAGGAAAGCCAACCTTTACAAGACCTTTTAGATCAGATTGAGCAATATCACATCACAATCTCTAAACCTAGAGAAAAATCAGAATTTAAAGGCAATATACTTTGAATTCTTAATGATATATCTAGATTATATCAATCCACTATACCCAAAAATGGAGATGAAAAAGATACTTGGGAAATATTTATGAATCACTATAGTATTCGTTTTAATTCACTAAAGGGAGAATTAGAATATAAAACAACACCTCTCCACAACACTATCCAATGATCAGTAAAAAACATTTTCAAGACATTATTTTGAAAAAAAACATCATAATACCATTGTAATCCAATAAGAATATCTGTAGAGTACTGGTATCGTATTTTATACAATGGCACTATCATTATAGCAATAACAATTCATCCATCACGATACATACATCTCCAATCTGAGTTTGAGCAAGCGTATTTCGGTCAGATTAGAGGTTTTTTGACACAAGAAAAAAAATCTGGAAAAATCATCTATCCATCAGGAGCACATATCTTCAAAGCATTTGATCTGACCCCATGGGATGAGCTCAAAGTAGTAATTCTCGGACAAGATCCCTATCATGGTCCAGGCCAAGCGATGGGATTGTCATTCTCTGTGCCCGATGGAGTAGCTTTACCACCGAGCTTGAGAAATATCTACAAAGAACTTCACGATGAATGATTTGAAAATTACCAATTATGATCACCACTTATCAAGAATAATACAATATCCTGAGATCTCACGAGACGAGCAGAGCAGTGAGTATTGCTTCTTAATAGTATCCTGACCGTGAGAGCAGGAGAAGCCGCCTCTCATAGCAAGATCTGACGACAACATTTTACTGATGCTGTCATAAAAACTATATCTGAACAGAAAACATGAGTTGTTTTTCTTCTCCGAGGAGCATATGCACAAAGTAAGAAAGCACTGATAGACACACATAAACATACTATATTAGAAACTGTTCACCCTTCACCTCTTTCTGCTCATCGTTGATGGTTTGGATGTAATCATTTCACATTAACTAATGAATATCTTGCATCAGTAGGGAAAGAGAGTATTATACGATAACTTTATAACCTTACAAACTTTATAACCTTATGAACCACTGATCATTCTCATCTACAGTCATCAAACTCCAACAACAGCTCAATAGAATTCAGCCCAATGAACCATTTGAAGAGGAAGAAGTTAGAGAGATGCTCTTTGATGCTATTTTCACCAAAATTTCTGACACTGACTTAGATAAAATTTTTTCTTGAAAAAACCAAGAGCTTCTCGAACAAGGGAAACTCAAAGAAGAAGATATTCTTGTCCTCATTGAACAAAAAATTCCCAACTTTAGTCAGATTATGAAAGAGCTATCGAAAGAAATCTGTGAAGAATATAAAAACTCATAGAATATTTGACAAATATATAATTATATTTATATATCGTAATATAATTTTATATAGTTATAATATCATGAAAACAAAATTATTATTACCAGCTCTTATTCTTGGATCAAGTCCATTTTTTAATTCTTGTATAAATCAAATAAAAAAAGATTTGAATAACAATCTTTCTATACAAAAAATGAATTCAAAACCTACTGATAATAATATTTTTGAACACAAAGACATATCAAATAAAACAATAAAATCTATACTTTCAAATATGATGAAAGAAAAAAAAGATACTACATTATCTCTTCTAGAACAATGAATTTATCAAAATCCAGATAATATTGATGAGAGTATTATTCAAGAATGCATTAATCAATACAAAAAATGATCTAATGAAATAGATATTCAATGAAAAATATATATGATTGAATTAATAGAAAATATTAATAGTAATAACTCATCAAAAGAAGTTATAATAATAGAAAAAAAAATTCCAAAAAATTCTTTTTGTATTGACCCGTCAAAGGAACCTCGTCCAAAATATGAAGTAATTCCATTCTCTTTACCTTAATTTCCCACTCAATTGTAATAATTGTTGTTTCTGTTCCGAATTGAGATATTTGAATGCACTTTTTTGTAAACTATGAATATAAGGTACAATAATTTGTTTCGCAAAAGGTGTGTTCTTATCTCCTGTGTTATCACCTAAATTAGCTATTTCTTTCTCTCGTCGTATTTGTCGTACTGGCAACTGGTCAATATATGATTCTAGTGATGTTCCAGTGAGATGTAAAATTTGTTGTATAGTATCTATCCATGCTGGATCAATCTGTAGACTCATCCAAAAATCATCATAGAGCAGTGCTCCGAGAATGAATAATTTTTGGTCAATACGTGCTTGCTGACTTTCAGGATTTTCCGCAATTTGTGATCATTTATTTGGTCTGAAGAGTCTTTTTTCAGTTTTAATATACTGACGATACTGTGACATCACGAGTGCATAATCCATACGCAAACTCTGTGCAATCTGTTCCAAAAAAAGGTTTTGGGTACTCATCGTCTTGGCAGCATGTACCAGATCAAACAGTCATTGCATAATCTTTTTTCTATCTACTGGTGTCGTTACATCAAACATTGACAGATAGTATTCACTTGCCCATACAAATCCATCTTTCGCTTGCTGTATCAGTTCTTTGACCTGTTCTTGTGATTGGTCATTATTGCGAATAAGTTCATCGATATCTTTTACTCCTTTATCCGCAAGAGAAATAATCTTTGGATAGAGTCCCTGCCCATATGCGATAGCTAATCCTCTGAGTGTAGCCTGTATACCTGCACTATCATTATCAAAGAGAAAATAGAGATGATCATGATATCTTTGTAATGTCGCAACATGAGCATCAGTCAATGAAGTACCACACGTTGCCACTCCAATATTCAATCCTGCTACTTGGAGTGCAATTACATCAAAATATCATTCTACTACAATAATAGCTTGATGATCTTTTACTCCTTTTTTCAAGTGATCGAGTCCATACAACACTTTCGATTTATCATACATGATACTTTCTGGGCTATTGAGATATTTAGGCTCTTGTCCTGGTTGCAGTGCTCTTGCTCCAAAAGCAATAGTATTCCCCAACTGATCTCTAATAGGCACAATCAAACGATCACGAAAAAATGCGTACATCTCATGTTGTCCTTGTTTTGCTAAACCAATCGTAGCCAAATCTTCAAGTGAAAATCCATGTTTTTGAAAATAAGAAAAGAAAACCTGACTCTGACCAGGTGCATATCCCAATCACAATTCTTTGACGAGTTGATCGGACAATCAACGTTCTTTCTTAAGATACGACAACGCAAATACTCACTCCTTACTTTCAAGTTGTCAGACAAAAAATTCTTGTGCTAATTTGGTCATTCTTTTTGACTTCTCTTTCTCTGTTTTATATTCTGGAGAAGCTTGTCGCTTACTTTCAAAATCACTGATATCGA
It encodes:
- the ftsE gene encoding Cell division ATP-binding protein FtsE codes for the protein MQSSPRQPHDLLLHAKDLTWGYHGSPSMVFFKFNFGLYKHDFCVITGKSGSGKTTLAKLLTGQYPVAKKMLFHRQEDMSRFSVNEVQALRRKIGIIFQDYKLIPRKTVRENIALPLGLIGMPLTLKNQTIDHVLKVVGLTNHAEMRADKLSGGEQQLVAIARAIVHKPEFIIADEPTGNLDPETSRKIADLLIQLNDMGHTIMFITHDESLKEYIKSKTKISEYTIG
- the pheS gene encoding Phenylalanine--tRNA ligase alpha subunit, with the protein product MNISELINNIESARNLQELEESFEVTLGKKGRLSAQYSTLKNLSPEDKKKVGGELAQAKQQLSDTYEAKLDVLKSEYITTQLEQDIVDITTPHPTQHKGSYSLLTYTRRKIEEICQNMGFHIEYGHDMVTKFENFISLNIPLTHPATEMHDTFFLEDRDETGENYVLRTHTTAMDNDMIKAFGVPCKIIVPSKVYRYEATDASHDTTFYQLEGMVIDKNMSIAHFKDFIQRLLSAILETEITVRMRPGYFPFVEPGFEIDASCPICHGDGCSLCKKTGWIEIMGAGMLHPRVLEQADINPKAYSGFAFGMGINRLVAVKYRIKDIRLFTNGDLRFSRSFDQPL
- a CDS encoding Bacterial extracellular solute-binding proteins, family 5 Middle, giving the protein MANLPRLPRWNKIFFVILSIFLLTRGIVSAIFGYKYITFSSIKEVNKGGTFVEAITDPISYLPYRGDPEKNQFYQTLLFPGCEGGLSGALCDIQTQDNKVYRVRILPDLEWSDGTPFTLDDVIFSYQDIIVSNFWDQPYLSKYQDIVLSVSEDEPDVLLITFPTATVENRTFFRFPIIPLHIIQEYTLAQYVTDFALNPVTVGCTTLQHSKDEDSIIFNVSSCPQTNINYYQIKSFNSLEDLQKSITKRKPIVGFYYGNTESDSYRLLEIKDNNYMSMFFNTKSTKLTPRIQRSIGGFINYHLWQREHTGYLGKYEGLFNNYLTTGSNLISYIEEKNPYLTYDKSLLEQGGVKSLPNIFTIDWAKRKYAFYLNSTTAQEYSFTIETPDPVNNIKGVSNKSVRNLDIKSENENKKHTITFTIGADQQVQEGLNTFTLNGTVLGKSQEIASIDLYFLGRTSTQTGDNSINKIKIITLDNKISNYIRVQLQDIFEDNNVQHLFEFVVYNNQEKFLEAINIKDYDIVLTSMQINGLNDIYRILSSNNLQINPSAYINPVLNQFLLDNNREQSRNIIGADMPFFVVGQLMKPYRLRNDIELPYTGDYTESSLRDIILKNISLVSHNNIKASTLLNKENFLNFLATQKDITSQQVIDNDQFEDVASLPDETEEVLSTRQIE
- a CDS encoding Peptidase family M50, whose translation is MLQNLFTLDTLFLALIFIVSISLHEYAHAWMANRLGDPTPRNQGRLTPNPIAHIDPVGFILIFLIGFGWGRAVQYNPHYLKNPLWDELKIALAGPAMNILLSIGAIIILIIYQLIAGAGQDLVTAFWMQFAFMNIALAVFNMIPIPPLDGYRVIKVFAPRLMTQVEQYGQYIILGFALLFIRGPGSGLLQSYISNVSGLIFGLLYGLLSLPLQFFI
- the truB gene encoding tRNA pseudouridine synthase B — translated: MLLLIHKPSGITSHDAISAVKKYLRQPARDALTEQEKSAGIKPPKIKIGHAGTLDPLASGLMIAATDKDTKLLHSLTGSDKTYETTIDFSQRSDTRDLDYRKLLEPIDPSMYEDIPPLSQIEEILDTLIGTPSLPLTPFSAKKFEGKKLYEYAREGKPIFLTIPMTIYGYKVLDYQFPLLKLKLHVGSGTYIRSIGHWLGTQIGGDAILISLKRISIGDHSLDFFEQKTIHIAQWDDKKIEYVILGDII
- the ung gene encoding Uracil-DNA glycosylase yields the protein MTQEKKSGKIIYPSGAHIFKAFDLTPWDELKVVILGQDPYHGPGQAMGLSFSVPDGVALPPSLRNIYKELHDEGFENYQLGSPLIKNNTISGDLTRRAEQGVLLLNSILTVRAGEAASHSKIGRQHFTDAVIKTISEQKTGVVFLLRGAYAQSKKALIDTHKHTILETVHPSPLSAHRGWFGCNHFTLTNEYLASVGKESIIR
- the dnaG gene encoding DNA primase: MEIERIDYGDAVRSLAEQERIDISDFESKRQASPEYKTEKEKSKRMTKLAQEFFVGQLESKEGVFALSYLKKERGLSDQLVKELGLGYAPGQSQVFFSYFQKHGFSLEDLATIGLAKQGQHEMYAFFRDRLIVPIRDQLGNTIAFGARALQPGQEPKYLNSPESIMYDKSKVLYGLDHLKKGVKDHQAIIVVEGYFDVIALQVAGLNIGVATCGTSLTDAHVATLQRYHDHLYFLFDNDSAGIQATLRGLAIAYGQGLYPKIISLADKGVKDIDELIRNNDQSQEQVKELIQQAKDGFVWASEYYLSMFDVTTPVDRKKIMQGLFDLVHAAKTMSTQNLFLEQIAQSLRMDYALVMSQYRQYIKTEKRLFRPNKGSQIAENPESQQARIDQKLFILGALLYDDFWMSLQIDPAWIDTIQQILHLTGTSLESYIDQLPVRQIRREKEIANLGDNTGDKNTPFAKQIIVPYIHSLQKSAFKYLNSEQKQQLLQLSGKLR